A genome region from Amblyraja radiata isolate CabotCenter1 chromosome 2, sAmbRad1.1.pri, whole genome shotgun sequence includes the following:
- the LOC116984678 gene encoding uncharacterized protein C17orf98-like gives MWFGGCLSRFAPCPPAEELRRREQAFLLDCVAVSSISRGHSRSAPRAGSVIPPYNPQRDRHAAAYFTTRPLLPLLRKTGQAGGGTSVHGAVVDRFQVRGEAASYLRTRNNNGAGYSAEQVKSHSLFLTGIKPVFGYNGLYGYRRNTPTLRRLPSSFGMTSLSPRY, from the exons ATGTGGTTCGGTGGATGCCTCTCTCGTTTCGCCCCCTGTCCCCCGGCCGAGGAGCTGCGGCGGAGGGAGCAGGCTTTCCTGCTGGACTGCGTGGCCGTCAGCTCCatctccaggggccacagtcgctCTGCGCCCCGAGCTGGAAGTGTCATCCCACCCTACAATCCGCAGAGAGACCGCCACGCCGCCGCCTACTTCACCACCAGACCCCTGTTGCCACTGTTGAGAAAAACCGGCCAA GCGGGCGGAGGGACCTCTGTCCACGGCGCGGTGGTCGATCGATTCCAGGTTCGTGGAGAGGCAGCCAGTTACCTGCGAACAAGGAACAATAACGGCGCAG GTTACTCTGCGGAGCAAGTGAAAAGCCATTCTCTCTTTCTGACTGGAATTAAACCTGTATTTGGATACAACGGTCTCTATGGCTACAGGAGGAACACGCCAACATTGCGAAGACTCCCATCGTCATTTGGTATGACCAGCCTGTCGCCTCGTTATTGA